A single region of the Mycobacterium avium subsp. avium genome encodes:
- a CDS encoding TetR/AcrR family transcriptional regulator, which yields MARTQQQRREETVARLLDASIATIIEVGYARASAAVITKRAGVSVGALFRHFDTMGDFMAATASEVLRRQLESFTKRVAEIPADQPVLEAVLGILRDLTSGPVNAVIYELTVAARTDEKLRETLQHELAQYAAKIDEVSRALPGVEGFPADTFPVLVALMRNVFDGAAVVEGVLPQPEIAAQRIPVLTALLNAALPQ from the coding sequence ATGGCCAGAACCCAGCAACAGCGCCGCGAGGAAACCGTCGCGCGGCTGCTGGACGCGTCCATCGCCACCATCATCGAGGTCGGCTACGCCCGCGCCTCGGCGGCGGTGATCACCAAGCGGGCCGGGGTGTCGGTGGGTGCGCTGTTCCGGCACTTCGACACCATGGGCGACTTCATGGCGGCCACCGCCTCGGAGGTGTTGCGCCGTCAACTGGAGTCCTTCACCAAGCGGGTCGCCGAGATACCCGCCGACCAGCCGGTGCTGGAAGCGGTGCTAGGCATCCTGCGCGACCTTACCAGCGGCCCAGTCAACGCCGTGATCTACGAACTGACGGTTGCGGCGCGCACCGACGAAAAGCTCAGGGAGACTTTGCAACACGAGCTCGCGCAGTACGCCGCGAAGATCGACGAGGTGTCTCGCGCGCTGCCCGGCGTCGAGGGTTTCCCGGCCGACACCTTCCCGGTGCTGGTGGCGCTGATGCGCAACGTGTTCGACGGCGCCGCGGTGGTGGAAGGTGTGCTGCCGCAACCGGAAATCGCGGCGCAGCGGATCCCGGTGTTGACCGCGCTGCTGAACGCCGCGCTGCCGCAGTGA
- a CDS encoding D-alanyl-D-alanine carboxypeptidase family protein, producing the protein MRKLWTAAAALLLVGACGAPTAAADSTQPAGSIPIPDGPAQTWIIADLDSGQVLAGRDPNVAHPPASTIKTLLAQVVLDEVSLDATVVADAADTQVECNCVGIKPGRSYTARQLLDALLLVSGNDAANTLAHMLGGPEATVAKMNAKAAALGATNTHASTPSGLDGPNGSGSSTAHDLAVIFRAAMANPVFAQITAEPSAMFPGDNGLQPITNQDELLQRYPGAIGGKTGFTNAARKTFVGAAARGGRRLVIAMMYGLIKEGGPSYWDQAATLFDWGFAQSPQASIGSL; encoded by the coding sequence ATGCGCAAGCTCTGGACCGCGGCCGCGGCGCTGCTGCTCGTCGGCGCCTGCGGTGCCCCCACCGCCGCGGCGGACAGCACCCAGCCGGCCGGCTCGATCCCGATTCCCGACGGCCCGGCGCAGACCTGGATCATCGCCGACCTGGACAGCGGTCAGGTGCTGGCCGGCCGCGACCCCAACGTCGCGCATCCGCCGGCCAGCACCATCAAGACGCTGCTGGCCCAGGTGGTGCTGGACGAGGTGAGCCTGGACGCCACCGTGGTGGCCGACGCCGCCGACACCCAGGTCGAATGCAACTGCGTCGGCATCAAGCCGGGCCGCAGCTACACCGCGCGCCAACTGCTCGACGCCCTGCTGCTGGTGTCGGGCAACGACGCCGCCAACACGCTGGCGCACATGCTGGGCGGGCCGGAGGCGACGGTGGCCAAGATGAACGCCAAGGCGGCGGCGCTCGGCGCCACCAACACGCACGCGTCGACGCCGTCCGGCCTGGACGGGCCCAACGGGTCGGGGTCGTCGACGGCGCACGACCTGGCCGTCATCTTCCGCGCGGCAATGGCCAACCCGGTGTTCGCGCAAATCACCGCCGAGCCCTCGGCGATGTTCCCTGGCGACAACGGTCTGCAGCCGATCACCAACCAGGACGAGCTGCTGCAGCGCTACCCCGGCGCGATCGGCGGCAAGACCGGGTTCACCAACGCGGCCCGCAAGACCTTCGTCGGCGCCGCCGCGCGCGGGGGCCGGCGGCTGGTGATCGCCATGATGTACGGGCTGATCAAGGAGGGCGGGCCGTCGTACTGGGATCAGGCGGCGACGTTGTTCGACTGGGGATTCGCCCAGAGCCCGCAGGCCAGCATCGGCTCGCTGTAA
- a CDS encoding nuclear transport factor 2 family protein, giving the protein MLSLEEISDRLEIQQLLVDYSTAIDNRRFDDLDDVFTPDAYIDYTALGGIEGRYPEVKKWLAEVLPNFPVYAHMLGNFSVRIDGDTASSRVICFNPMVLGGDTDQVLFCGLWYDDEFVRTPGGWRMTRRVETKVFQKVM; this is encoded by the coding sequence ATGTTGAGCCTGGAGGAGATCTCCGACCGCCTGGAGATCCAGCAGCTGCTGGTGGACTACTCGACCGCGATCGACAACCGGCGATTCGACGACCTGGACGACGTCTTCACGCCGGACGCCTACATCGACTACACGGCGCTGGGCGGCATCGAGGGTCGGTACCCGGAGGTGAAGAAGTGGCTGGCCGAGGTGCTGCCCAACTTCCCGGTATACGCGCACATGCTGGGCAACTTCTCGGTGCGCATCGACGGCGACACCGCCTCGTCGCGGGTGATCTGCTTCAACCCGATGGTGCTGGGCGGCGACACCGATCAAGTGCTGTTCTGCGGGCTCTGGTACGACGACGAGTTCGTACGCACGCCCGGGGGCTGGCGGATGACCCGGCGGGTGGAGACGAAGGTGTTCCAGAAGGTGATGTGA
- the rpsP gene encoding 30S ribosomal protein S16: MAVKIKLTRLGKIRNPQYRIAVADARTRRDGRSIEIIGRYHAKEDPSLIEINSERAQYWLSVGAQPTEPVLKLLKITGDWQKFKGLPGAEGRLKVAPPKPSKLELFNAALAEAEGGPTTEAAKPKKKAATSGAKKAAKAAEPEAAAPEAAEPEAAAPAEGGEQAESSTES, translated from the coding sequence ATGGCTGTGAAGATCAAGCTCACCCGGCTTGGCAAAATCCGCAATCCCCAGTACCGCATCGCCGTCGCCGACGCCCGCACCCGGCGCGACGGCCGCTCCATCGAGATCATCGGCCGCTACCACGCCAAGGAAGACCCGAGCCTGATCGAGATCAACTCCGAGCGCGCGCAGTACTGGTTGTCTGTGGGTGCTCAGCCCACCGAGCCCGTCCTCAAGCTGCTGAAGATCACCGGCGACTGGCAGAAGTTCAAGGGTCTGCCGGGCGCCGAGGGCCGCTTGAAGGTCGCCCCGCCCAAGCCCAGCAAGCTGGAGCTGTTCAACGCCGCGCTGGCCGAGGCCGAGGGCGGACCGACCACCGAGGCCGCCAAGCCGAAGAAGAAGGCCGCGACGTCGGGGGCCAAGAAGGCCGCGAAGGCCGCCGAGCCGGAAGCCGCCGCGCCGGAAGCAGCCGAGCCTGAGGCCGCCGCGCCGGCCGAGGGTGGCGAGCAGGCCGAGTCGAGCACCGAGAGCTGA
- a CDS encoding RNA-binding protein, producing MSTVVVHAVEHLVRGIVDNPDDVRVDMVTSRRGRTVEVHVHPDDLGKVIGRGGRTATALRTLVAGIGGRGIRVDVVDTDQ from the coding sequence ATGAGCACGGTTGTCGTTCACGCTGTTGAGCATCTGGTTCGCGGGATTGTCGACAACCCCGACGACGTCCGGGTGGACATGGTGACCAGCCGCCGCGGGCGGACCGTGGAAGTCCACGTCCACCCCGACGACCTGGGCAAGGTGATCGGCCGCGGCGGTCGCACCGCGACGGCGTTGCGCACGCTGGTCGCCGGCATCGGCGGACGCGGGATCCGCGTCGACGTGGTGGACACCGACCAGTAG
- the rimM gene encoding ribosome maturation factor RimM (Essential for efficient processing of 16S rRNA) has product MELTVGRVVKAHGISGEIVVEIRTDDPAARLAPGNTLRAKPSRGGPERSCVIESAREHGGRLLVRLAGVTDRDAADALRGTLFVVDSAELPDIDEPDTYYDHQLEGLQVRTTGGRRVGAVAEVLHTAAGELLAVRDDADGAPREVLVPFVSAIVTAVSLEDGLIEIDPPDGLLDL; this is encoded by the coding sequence TTGGAGTTGACCGTCGGGCGCGTGGTCAAAGCGCACGGCATCAGCGGTGAGATCGTCGTCGAGATCCGCACCGACGATCCCGCCGCCCGACTCGCACCGGGTAACACGTTGCGCGCCAAGCCTTCCCGTGGCGGCCCGGAACGCAGCTGCGTCATCGAGAGCGCGCGTGAGCACGGCGGGCGGCTGCTGGTGCGGCTGGCCGGCGTCACCGACCGGGACGCCGCCGACGCGCTGCGCGGCACCCTGTTCGTCGTCGACTCCGCCGAGTTGCCCGACATCGACGAGCCTGACACCTACTACGACCATCAACTCGAGGGCCTGCAGGTGCGCACCACCGGCGGCCGGCGGGTCGGTGCGGTCGCCGAGGTGCTGCACACCGCCGCCGGCGAGCTGCTGGCGGTGCGTGACGACGCGGACGGTGCGCCGCGAGAAGTGTTGGTGCCGTTCGTCAGCGCGATCGTCACCGCGGTGTCGCTGGAAGACGGGCTCATCGAGATCGATCCGCCCGACGGCCTGCTGGACCTGTAG
- the trmD gene encoding tRNA (guanosine(37)-N1)-methyltransferase TrmD: MRIDVVTIFPAYLDPLRQSLPGKAIQSGLVDLRVHDLRRWTHDVHRSVDDAPYGGGPGMVMKAPVWGEALDEISSAETLLVVPTPAGVLFDQATAARWSAERHLVFACGRYEGIDQRVVEDAARRMRVEEVSIGDYVLPGGESAAVVMIEAVLRLLDGVLGNPASRHDDSHSPALDRRLEGPSYTRPPSWRGLDVPEVLLSGDHARIAAWRREVSLQRTRERRPDLLADPVGPQDDPGL; encoded by the coding sequence ATGAGAATCGACGTCGTCACCATCTTTCCGGCCTACCTGGACCCGCTGCGGCAGTCGTTGCCGGGCAAGGCGATTCAGTCCGGCCTGGTCGATCTGCGGGTGCACGACCTGCGGCGCTGGACGCACGACGTGCACCGCTCGGTCGACGACGCCCCCTATGGCGGCGGCCCGGGCATGGTGATGAAGGCGCCGGTGTGGGGTGAGGCGCTCGACGAAATCTCCTCCGCGGAAACACTTTTGGTGGTTCCCACGCCGGCCGGCGTGCTGTTCGACCAGGCCACCGCCGCCCGCTGGAGCGCCGAGCGGCATCTGGTGTTCGCATGCGGCCGCTACGAGGGCATCGACCAGCGGGTGGTCGAGGACGCCGCCCGGCGGATGCGGGTCGAAGAGGTCTCCATCGGCGACTACGTGTTGCCGGGCGGGGAGTCGGCGGCGGTGGTGATGATCGAGGCCGTGTTGCGGCTGCTCGACGGGGTGCTCGGCAATCCCGCGTCGCGCCACGATGATTCGCACTCGCCGGCGCTGGACCGGCGGCTGGAGGGGCCCAGCTACACCCGGCCGCCGAGCTGGCGCGGGCTGGACGTGCCGGAGGTGTTGCTCTCCGGTGACCATGCCCGGATCGCGGCGTGGCGCCGGGAGGTCTCGCTGCAGCGCACCCGCGAGCGCCGACCGGACCTGCTAGCCGATCCGGTTGGGCCGCAAGACGATCCGGGCCTTTAG
- the rplS gene encoding 50S ribosomal protein L19 — MNRLDFVDQASLRDDIPVFGPGDTVNVHVKVIEGAKERIQVFKGVVIRRQGGGVRETFTVRKESYGVGVERTFPVHSPNIDHIQVVTRGDVRRAKLYYLRELRGKKAKIKEKR; from the coding sequence ATGAACCGGCTGGACTTCGTCGATCAGGCGTCGCTGCGCGACGACATCCCGGTTTTCGGCCCGGGCGACACCGTCAACGTGCACGTCAAGGTCATCGAGGGCGCCAAGGAGCGGATCCAGGTGTTCAAGGGCGTGGTGATCCGCCGCCAGGGCGGCGGCGTGCGCGAGACCTTCACCGTGCGCAAGGAAAGCTACGGCGTCGGCGTCGAGCGGACCTTCCCGGTGCACTCGCCCAACATCGACCACATCCAGGTGGTGACCCGCGGAGACGTGCGCCGCGCCAAGCTGTACTACCTGCGTGAACTGCGCGGCAAGAAGGCCAAGATCAAGGAGAAGCGCTGA
- the lepB gene encoding signal peptidase I — protein sequence MTDTADSSNPQSHAGDADPKVSTRNPDTRPDDDAGAPAPVPEPGTKPDAAAPTEGSKRSTLREFAILAVIAVLLYYVMLTFVARPYLIPSESMEPTLHGCTGCVGDRIMVDKVSYGFGAPRPGDVIVFKGPPSWNLGYKSIRSNNTALRWAQNALSFVGFVPPDENDLVKRVIAVGGQTVQCRAETGLTVNGKPLREPYLDRNTMAADPSVYPCLGSEFGPVTVPAGRLWVMGDNRTHSADSRAHCTSVPAEALKGVLCTGDPASGTVPVSNVIGKARFIVWPPSRWGGVGSVNPQQGQ from the coding sequence GTGACCGACACCGCGGATTCCTCTAACCCCCAGTCCCACGCTGGCGACGCAGATCCGAAGGTCTCCACCCGCAACCCGGATACCCGCCCCGACGACGACGCTGGCGCGCCCGCACCGGTTCCCGAACCGGGGACCAAGCCCGACGCAGCCGCTCCCACCGAGGGCTCCAAGCGTTCGACGCTGCGCGAATTCGCCATCCTGGCGGTGATCGCCGTGCTGCTCTACTACGTCATGCTGACCTTCGTGGCGCGGCCGTACCTGATTCCGTCGGAGTCCATGGAGCCCACGCTGCACGGCTGCACCGGCTGTGTGGGCGACCGGATCATGGTCGACAAGGTCAGCTACGGCTTCGGCGCCCCGCGCCCCGGCGACGTCATCGTCTTCAAGGGCCCGCCGTCGTGGAACCTCGGCTACAAGTCGATCCGGTCCAACAACACCGCGCTGCGCTGGGCGCAGAACGCGCTGTCCTTCGTCGGCTTCGTCCCACCGGACGAGAACGACCTGGTCAAAAGGGTGATCGCGGTCGGGGGGCAGACCGTGCAGTGCCGGGCCGAGACGGGGCTGACGGTCAACGGCAAGCCGCTGCGCGAGCCCTACCTGGATCGCAACACCATGGCCGCCGACCCGTCGGTGTACCCGTGCCTGGGCAGTGAGTTCGGCCCGGTCACCGTGCCGGCCGGGCGGCTGTGGGTGATGGGCGACAACCGGACCCACTCCGCGGATTCACGCGCGCACTGCACCAGCGTGCCGGCCGAGGCGCTCAAGGGCGTGTTGTGCACCGGGGATCCGGCGTCGGGAACCGTGCCGGTGTCCAACGTGATCGGCAAGGCCAGGTTCATCGTGTGGCCGCCGTCCCGCTGGGGCGGGGTGGGATCGGTGAACCCGCAACAGGGGCAGTAA
- a CDS encoding DUF2469 domain-containing protein, producing MSAEDLEKYETEMELSLYREYKDIVGQFSYVVETERRFYLANSVEMTPRNADGEVYFELRLSDAWVWDMYRPARFVKQVRVVTFKDVNIEEVEKPELRLPE from the coding sequence ATGAGCGCAGAAGATCTCGAAAAGTATGAAACCGAGATGGAGCTCTCGCTGTACCGCGAATACAAGGACATCGTCGGACAGTTCAGCTACGTCGTGGAAACCGAACGGCGCTTCTACCTGGCCAACAGCGTGGAGATGACACCGCGCAACGCCGACGGCGAGGTCTACTTCGAGCTGCGGCTCTCCGACGCCTGGGTGTGGGACATGTACCGGCCGGCGCGGTTCGTCAAGCAGGTGCGGGTGGTCACCTTCAAGGACGTCAACATCGAAGAGGTCGAAAAGCCCGAGCTGCGGCTGCCCGAATAG
- a CDS encoding GAF and ANTAR domain-containing protein gives MAEQSEAGAVASAAGGEKADPATVFAALAEIIYQGSDANEMYAAICIAATLTVRGCDHASLLVRENDRYVTVGASDQLARHIDELERRAGDGPCIDAIEEETPQIDPDLTTPSLWPKLASVLVAETPVRGAMGFRLLVDKRKGAALNLFSDTPNMFDAESAGRAAVLAAFASVAINAVAKGEDAASLRRGLLSNREIGKAVGMLMLLHEMTEDEAFDLLRRHSQALNIKLAEVARAVIDNRGQLPPEIENQLPPNT, from the coding sequence ATGGCGGAACAATCGGAAGCCGGCGCGGTGGCATCCGCGGCGGGCGGGGAGAAAGCCGACCCCGCGACGGTTTTCGCGGCGCTGGCCGAGATCATCTACCAGGGCTCGGACGCCAACGAGATGTATGCCGCCATCTGCATCGCCGCCACCCTGACGGTGCGCGGCTGCGACCACGCCAGCCTGTTGGTGCGCGAGAACGACCGCTACGTCACCGTCGGCGCCAGCGACCAGCTGGCCCGGCACATCGACGAGCTGGAACGCCGGGCCGGCGACGGCCCCTGCATCGACGCGATCGAGGAGGAGACGCCGCAGATCGACCCCGACCTGACCACGCCGTCGCTGTGGCCCAAGCTGGCCTCCGTGCTGGTCGCCGAGACCCCGGTGCGCGGTGCGATGGGCTTTCGGCTGCTGGTCGACAAGCGCAAGGGCGCGGCGCTCAACCTGTTCAGCGACACCCCCAACATGTTCGACGCCGAGTCGGCCGGCCGGGCGGCGGTGCTGGCCGCCTTCGCCAGCGTCGCCATCAACGCCGTCGCCAAGGGCGAGGACGCCGCGAGCCTGCGCCGCGGGCTGCTGTCCAACCGCGAGATCGGCAAGGCGGTCGGCATGTTGATGCTGTTGCACGAGATGACCGAGGACGAGGCGTTCGACCTGCTGCGCCGCCACTCCCAGGCGCTCAACATCAAGCTGGCCGAGGTGGCGCGCGCCGTGATCGACAACCGCGGTCAGCTGCCACCCGAGATCGAGAACCAGCTGCCGCCCAACACCTAG
- a CDS encoding SDR family oxidoreductase: MGVTVAVTGPTGEIGRSAVTALEREPGVDAIIGMARRPFSPSSRGWQKTTYQQGDILDREAVDAVVAQADVVIHLAFIIMGSRDESARVNLQGTRNVFEATVAAGRPRRLVYTSSVAAYGYHSDNPVPLTEDVPARGSAEHYYSAQKAASEAMLAEITKDSPLEVFVLRPCIVAGPGATALADAMPWNQLPGPLRAIVKAVQAIPVLKPVVPDPGYPLQLVHHDDVASAIALAATAPAPPGAYNIAGDGVVTVADVAKALGGRPVRVPAVAATAASAAISKAPLVPSMLEWLHTARTSMVMDTTKAKTHLGWRPVHTSAQALAALASAV; encoded by the coding sequence GTGGGTGTGACCGTCGCGGTGACCGGACCGACGGGGGAGATCGGCCGCTCCGCGGTGACGGCACTGGAGCGCGAACCGGGCGTGGACGCGATCATCGGGATGGCTCGCCGGCCGTTCTCCCCGTCCTCGCGCGGCTGGCAGAAGACCACCTACCAGCAGGGCGACATCCTGGACCGGGAGGCCGTCGACGCGGTGGTCGCGCAGGCCGACGTGGTGATCCACCTGGCCTTCATCATCATGGGTTCGCGCGACGAGAGCGCCCGCGTCAACCTGCAGGGCACCCGCAACGTCTTCGAGGCGACGGTGGCGGCCGGGCGGCCGAGGCGCCTGGTGTACACGTCGTCGGTGGCGGCCTACGGCTACCACTCCGACAACCCCGTCCCGCTGACCGAGGACGTGCCGGCCCGCGGGTCCGCCGAGCATTACTACTCCGCGCAGAAGGCCGCGTCCGAGGCGATGCTCGCCGAGATCACCAAGGATTCGCCGCTGGAGGTGTTCGTGCTGCGGCCCTGCATCGTGGCCGGGCCGGGCGCGACCGCGCTGGCCGACGCGATGCCGTGGAACCAGCTGCCCGGCCCGCTGCGCGCCATCGTCAAAGCGGTGCAGGCGATCCCGGTGCTCAAGCCGGTGGTGCCGGACCCCGGTTATCCGCTGCAGTTGGTCCACCACGACGACGTGGCGTCGGCCATCGCGCTGGCCGCCACCGCGCCGGCGCCCCCGGGGGCGTACAACATCGCCGGCGACGGGGTGGTGACGGTGGCCGACGTAGCCAAGGCGCTGGGCGGGCGGCCGGTGCGGGTGCCGGCCGTGGCGGCGACGGCGGCCTCGGCGGCGATATCCAAGGCGCCGCTGGTGCCCTCGATGCTGGAATGGCTGCACACCGCGCGCACGTCGATGGTGATGGACACCACCAAGGCCAAAACCCACCTGGGCTGGCGGCCTGTGCACACCTCGGCGCAGGCGCTGGCGGCGCTGGCGTCGGCGGTGTGA
- the fdhD gene encoding formate dehydrogenase accessory sulfurtransferase FdhD has product MQVTSRRRVTHLTAGQAITRPETLVVEEPLEIRVGGAAVTVTMRTPGSDFELAQGFLLTEGIIGAREDVHSIRYCAGRGEDGANSYNVLDVTLAAGLGRPELDITRNFYTTSSCGVCGKASLEAVRSVSRFSPAADPATVAAATLQAMPHQLRSAQKVFDSTGGLHAAALFRADGTMLVVREDVGRHNAVDKVIGWALEQQRLPLRATVLLVSGRASFELAQKAVMAGIPVLAAVSAPSSLAVSLAEESGVTLVAFLREDSMNIYTRADRIG; this is encoded by the coding sequence GTGCAGGTAACGTCGCGCCGGCGGGTCACGCATCTGACCGCCGGGCAGGCGATCACCCGGCCGGAGACCCTGGTCGTCGAGGAGCCGTTGGAGATCCGGGTGGGCGGCGCCGCGGTCACCGTGACGATGCGCACGCCGGGCTCGGATTTCGAACTGGCCCAAGGCTTTCTGCTGACCGAGGGCATCATCGGGGCCCGCGAGGACGTGCACAGCATCCGCTACTGCGCCGGGCGCGGCGAGGACGGCGCGAACAGCTACAACGTGCTGGACGTCACGCTGGCGGCCGGCCTCGGCCGCCCCGAGCTCGACATCACCCGCAACTTCTACACCACCTCCTCGTGCGGGGTGTGCGGCAAGGCGTCGCTCGAGGCGGTGCGATCGGTCAGCCGGTTTTCGCCGGCCGCCGACCCCGCCACCGTCGCGGCCGCCACCCTGCAGGCGATGCCACACCAATTGCGTTCGGCGCAAAAGGTTTTCGACAGCACCGGGGGTCTGCATGCGGCCGCGTTGTTCCGCGCCGACGGCACCATGCTGGTGGTGCGCGAGGATGTCGGTCGGCACAACGCAGTCGACAAGGTGATCGGCTGGGCGCTGGAGCAGCAGCGGCTGCCACTGCGCGCCACGGTGTTGCTGGTCAGCGGGCGGGCGTCGTTCGAGCTGGCCCAGAAGGCGGTGATGGCCGGCATCCCGGTGCTGGCGGCGGTGTCCGCGCCGTCGTCACTGGCGGTGTCGCTGGCCGAGGAGTCCGGAGTCACGTTGGTGGCCTTTCTGCGGGAGGACTCGATGAACATCTACACCCGGGCCGACCGGATCGGCTGA
- a CDS encoding YraN family protein yields MTTETTMTRIQLGAMGEALAVDHLTRMGLRVLHRNWRCRYGELDIIACDDATSTVVFVEVKTRTGDGYGGLPQAVTPRKVRRLRRLAGLWLAGQDRGWAAIRIDVIGVRVGRRRTPEITHLQGIG; encoded by the coding sequence ATGACGACCGAAACGACGATGACCCGGATCCAGCTGGGCGCGATGGGTGAGGCGCTCGCCGTGGACCACCTGACCCGGATGGGGCTGCGCGTGCTGCACCGCAACTGGCGCTGCCGCTACGGAGAACTCGACATCATCGCCTGCGACGACGCCACGTCCACGGTGGTGTTCGTCGAGGTCAAGACCCGCACCGGCGACGGCTACGGCGGGCTGCCGCAGGCCGTCACGCCGCGCAAGGTCCGCCGGCTGCGCCGGCTGGCCGGGCTGTGGCTGGCCGGCCAGGACCGGGGCTGGGCGGCCATCCGCATCGACGTGATCGGCGTGCGGGTGGGGCGCCGCCGCACCCCGGAGATCACGCATCTGCAGGGGATCGGCTGA
- a CDS encoding YifB family Mg chelatase-like AAA ATPase, which yields MALGRAFSVAVRGVDGQIVEIEADITSGLPGVHLVGLPDAALQESRDRVRAAVSNCTNNWPQARLTLALSPATLPKMGSVYDIALASAVLSAQRKNPWHRLDKTVLLGELSLDGRVRPVRGVLPAVLAAKRDGWPAVVVPADNLAEASLVDGIDVWGVRTLGQLQDWLSGIGALDGRIEPDTTVPEPTADLVDVVGQTQARFAVELAAAGAHHLMLTGPPGVGKTMLAQRLPGLLPPLTESESLEVTAIHSVAGLLSGDTPLITRPPFVAPHHSSSVAALVGGGSGMARPGAVSRAHRGVLFLDECAEIRLSALEALRTPLEDGEIRLARRDGVACYPARFQLVLAANLCPCAPADPQDCVCAAVAKRRYLGKLSGPLLDRVDLRVQMHPVRAGAFGGGDGESTAQVRRRVAQARQAAAQRWLPYGFRTNAEVSGPLLRRKFRLGSAAMDPLQKALDRGLLSIRGLDRTLRVAWSVADLAGRTSPGPEEVAAALSFRQAGAQR from the coding sequence ATGGCGCTGGGACGCGCGTTCTCCGTCGCGGTGCGCGGCGTGGACGGACAGATCGTGGAGATCGAGGCCGACATCACGTCCGGTCTGCCCGGCGTGCATCTGGTGGGGTTGCCGGACGCCGCGCTGCAGGAGTCGCGCGACCGGGTCCGGGCGGCGGTCAGCAACTGCACCAACAACTGGCCGCAGGCGCGGCTGACGCTGGCGCTGTCGCCGGCGACGCTGCCGAAAATGGGCAGCGTCTACGACATCGCTCTGGCGTCGGCGGTGCTGTCGGCGCAGCGGAAGAACCCGTGGCACCGGCTGGACAAGACGGTGCTGCTGGGCGAGCTGTCGCTGGACGGGCGGGTCCGGCCGGTGCGCGGGGTGCTGCCCGCGGTGCTGGCCGCCAAGCGCGACGGCTGGCCGGCCGTGGTGGTCCCGGCCGACAACCTGGCCGAGGCCAGCCTGGTCGACGGCATCGACGTGTGGGGCGTGCGCACGCTGGGCCAGCTGCAGGACTGGCTGAGCGGCATCGGCGCCCTGGACGGCCGGATCGAGCCGGACACCACCGTCCCGGAGCCGACGGCGGATCTGGTCGACGTGGTCGGGCAGACGCAGGCCCGGTTCGCGGTGGAGTTGGCCGCGGCCGGGGCCCACCACCTGATGCTCACCGGCCCGCCGGGGGTGGGCAAAACGATGCTCGCGCAACGCCTTCCGGGGCTGCTGCCGCCGCTGACGGAGAGCGAGTCGCTGGAAGTCACCGCGATTCACTCGGTGGCCGGGCTGCTGTCGGGGGACACGCCGTTGATCACCCGGCCGCCGTTCGTGGCGCCGCATCACAGCTCCAGCGTCGCGGCGCTGGTCGGCGGCGGCTCCGGGATGGCCCGCCCGGGCGCGGTCAGCCGGGCCCATCGCGGGGTGCTGTTCCTCGACGAGTGCGCCGAGATCCGGCTCAGCGCGCTGGAGGCGCTGCGAACACCGTTGGAGGACGGCGAGATTCGGCTGGCCCGCCGCGACGGCGTGGCCTGCTACCCGGCCCGCTTCCAGCTGGTGCTGGCCGCCAACCTGTGCCCGTGCGCGCCGGCCGATCCGCAGGACTGCGTCTGCGCGGCGGTCGCCAAGCGGCGCTACCTGGGCAAGCTGTCCGGGCCGCTGCTGGACCGGGTGGACCTGCGGGTGCAGATGCATCCGGTGCGGGCCGGCGCGTTCGGCGGCGGCGACGGCGAATCCACCGCGCAGGTCCGCCGGCGGGTCGCGCAGGCGCGGCAAGCCGCGGCGCAGCGCTGGCTGCCGTACGGGTTTCGCACCAACGCCGAGGTGAGCGGGCCGCTGCTGCGCCGCAAGTTCCGGCTGGGCAGCGCGGCGATGGATCCGCTGCAGAAGGCGCTGGACCGCGGACTGCTCAGCATCCGGGGCCTGGACCGCACCCTGCGGGTCGCGTGGAGCGTGGCCGACCTGGCCGGGCGCACATCGCCGGGACCCGAGGAGGTCGCCGCCGCGCTGAGCTTTCGCCAGGCGGGGGCGCAGCGATGA
- a CDS encoding DUF4190 domain-containing protein, giving the protein MILDLPLGYAASQRPKNPWAVAAFALSLVAWLGFPIPVIAIVLACIALREIQTRGESGRAMAQFARAFAILVTVAIALRGGHTDWLTLLRW; this is encoded by the coding sequence ATGATCCTCGACCTGCCGCTGGGCTACGCCGCGTCGCAACGTCCCAAAAACCCGTGGGCGGTCGCGGCGTTCGCGCTGAGCCTGGTCGCCTGGCTCGGTTTTCCCATCCCGGTGATCGCCATCGTGCTGGCCTGCATCGCGCTGCGCGAGATCCAAACGCGCGGCGAAAGCGGCCGCGCCATGGCGCAATTCGCCCGCGCGTTCGCGATCCTGGTGACCGTCGCGATCGCGCTGCGCGGCGGGCACACCGACTGGCTGACCCTGCTGCGCTGGTGA